ACGGAGGACTATGAACACCTTCTTTCCAACTTCTCTCTTCCTGTAAACCCATCCTGCGAGTTTAATACGCTTACCTTCCATATCGGGCCGAACGTCGGCGCAGTAAACCTTATCAATCATCATTACCACCTCCAGAGGCTTTGAAGGGGGCTTTATAACGGTAGCGATTGGGCTAAGAAAAGCGTCAATTTATCCAGAGCGGAAATGCCCCAATTCTGTGTTTGACCACTATCATCAACGGCATGGGTGTAGGTTTGAAAATCCTAATTTAAATCCTTTGTCTCCTTGATTGTCATTTTATCATGGAGTGCGGGAACCTCACCAAAATATGACAATACCCAGTGTTGGGCACCCTCGAAGGAGTTGGGGGTAATCCAATCCTTGGATAATTTTTATCCAAACTGGATAAACCTTCAACAATGGAATATTTACTGGGATAATAATTACATTTTGATAAGTTGAAAGGGCATATTAGTTCACAAAGAGTAACACTTATATAGTATTGTGCTCAACATATTCTTGGTGAGAATTGGAGAGTCTCCAATTATTGCGGGGTAGTGGTGGGGGGATGTTCAAATGTTCATTGATCCCTTTGTAATCCGCTCTATCAACCGCAGCGAACTGAGGAAGCGGATACTTTTCTATCTTGACGAGATATATCCCACCCCCACCTACCTCTCTGAAATCGCGCGGGTGGTCAAATCAGACCCCTCAAATGTGAAGGGTGCTCTTATCGGTCTTGGAAACAGGTACAACGGCCACAGCTCCCTCGTGAGCCTTGGCCTAGTGGAGGTTGTTACCGAGAAGGGCTTCAAGTACTACCGGCTCACCGAGTACGGAAAGCAGGTCGTTAAGCTCCTGAAGTCCTATCACTCATACTATTCGAGGTACACATGAGGTGACGGCAATGAACCCACTGGCGGAGATACTCGACAGGAACCTTGAGGCTATTGTCGACTTATCCCTTGGACATCTCCTCAGGCTCGGGTTGAAGTACGGCATATTCCGCAGGCTCGCTGGGGGAGTGCCCCGTGAAGAATTGCTGTCTGTGATCCCGGTCTCCAACAAGACGTATCTTGGAAGGCTTATAGATACCTACGTCTCCCTTGGCTTTGTGGAGGAGTCCGATGGCCTCCTTAGGACGCCTGGCTTCTCTTACGAGTTCAACCTAAGCGCGGAAGACGCTGGAAAACTCCTCTCGGACTGGGTTCAAATAGTCGAGGAGCTTTACAAAATGGCGGATTATGCATTTATCTCGGCTGAGCACCCGAAGATACTCATGGACTTCGACAAGGGGGCCGACTTCTGGGACATGCGTCTGCTGATGGAGCTCAACAGGACATACCGACAGCTTCTCGTAGACCTGCTCGGCCTTGAAGATGGGGTGAGGGTCCTTGACCTCGGCTGCGGCTCTGTTTCCCCCGTGGAGCTTGGGGAGGCTGTGGGGCCCAACGGGAAGTACGTTGGAGTCGATTTCTCGCCGGGGCTCCTGAGCATCGCACAGGCCCGCGTCAGAAACGCCCGGATGGACTGGGTGCTCCTGAGGGAGATGGACATAAGAAAGCTCGTGGTCAAGAATACTTACGACGCCGTTGTGATGAGCTTCGTCCTTGAGTACCTGGAGAATCCGGGTGCAGCGGTTAAAAGGGCCATTGGCACCCTGAACCCGGGAGGGAGGCTCGCCATAGTAGAGCCGTTCAGGGACAATTACCCGTTGATAGCGGCCATGGAGTTTTTTGAGAGCCTCACGAGGGAATTCGTTCGCTTCCCGAGCTCTGCAGAGGTTATCCACGCGGTGGAGGAGAGCCCCTACGATGTAAAGGTCGACACCCTCGGAAAGTCTGTTCTGTTGGTCACGCGTCTGGTGTGACATCCTGTCTTCACACCCTTCAAGAGCATGCTGGATATTTTCCCAACATATCTTTAATTATTCGCAGTAGTATCAACCTACATATGTAGGTACACCAGTTTCTACATAATTACCAACAAAAAATCGATTTATATTCAAAGATCACTAAGATATATTGCAGAATCCCTAATGGAGGTGCCAGGATATGAAGTTGCTGAGGAAAAAGAGGGGTGCCGTCGGTATCGGTACCCTGATAGTGTTCATAGCCATGGTTCTAGTGGCTGCAGTGGCTGCTGCAGTTCTCATCAACACCAGCGGCTACCTCCAGCAGAGGGCTGAAGCCACGGGCAGGCAGACCACCCAGGAGGTTTCAACGGGCATAAAGATCGATGCGGTGACCGGCTACGCTCCGAGCGCGAACAACATGACCCTGATGACGATCCAGGTTTCCCTTAACGCGGGAAGCACTCCGATTGACCTCAACCAGACTAAGATCTATCTTGACAACGGCCAGAAGCAGGTCGTTCTCTCCTATGGAAACGCCAAGGCCCCTATAAGTGGCGATATGTTTGACACAACCTCTGCCGCCTGGAACAGCACCAAGGTTGATGGGACCCACTTTGGAATCCTCATTGTCCAGGATGCCGACAACTCCCTCAACGGGAACATTCCGACCCTCACCACCGGCGACATAGCCCTGCTCACCATCAACCTCACCGCTGTCTTCGGCGGTGTTGAGCCGAGGACCCCGATAACCATCAGGGTCGTTCCGGAATTCGGCGCTCCGGGCTTCACCAAGGTCATCACCCCGACTGCCTACGGTCTCAGCACCACCGACAAGATCGTCGACCTCAAGTGAAGCCTCTACCATCTTTCCTTTTTCCATAACTCTCCTCGCGGGTGGTTGGAATGTCGTTTTCGTACCTGAAAAACAAGTTCAAGAAGAAAAAGGAGGGGGAGGACAAGTCCGAGGACAACAGGGAGATAATTAAGCTTGATGAGCTGGAGGAAGCTGTGGAGGAAACTCCCCAGAGGACTAAGGAGGAAGAGGAGCTTCTGACCCAGGTGATGACCAGGGTAAACGAGATCGAGAACGACATCCCCAGGATAAAGGTTAGTATTGACACCCTCAAAGCCCAGATTAACGAGCTCCGCGAGGAGATAGACCGTCTGGATAAGGTGATTAAGGACGTTATGGTCCTCTACGAGATAGTTTCGCAGCAGATCAACCCGTTTAAGGATGTTGATTCTGCTAATCCTCTCCTTGGCGAGATTCAGGAGTTGAGTGAGGAGATTGAGAGGTTGAAGGCCGAAATTGCTCAAATAAAGTCCGATCTGAGGCTCCTTGTGATCGATGGTATGGATCTCGATGACCTGATATACGAAGCCATGTCGGAGGGAGGGGCATGATTACCGAAACTGAGATTGATGAAAGGCTTAGGCGCCTTAGGGGAAAGGTTCCGAACTTCCTGATTGACGACCTCAAAGACCGTCTCATGAAGAAGAGGGACATCCTGACCCCCGAGCAGGTAGACAGGATAGTTGACAGGGTACTCCGTACATATGCTGGCCAGATTGAGAAGCTCTCCAGACTCGATAGCCGTGTAGATGAGATAGGCAGGTATCTGGAGGAGATACGCAATCACCTGATGAACCTTTCCCGGCAGGCTAATCAGCCCATGTGGGGTGAGGCACAGAGCCAGCCAGCTGGAGGGGCCCAGGCTGTGGAGTTCGGTGAAATCATGGGGGCCGGGAGTGCCGGCGGTTTCAGTGAGGGGTCCCTCGCCAGTGAAAACCCTGTGGCTGAAGAGACGCAATCCCCCGAGCCTCCTTCCCAAAACCCAGCGGAGGTAGAGCCCATGGAGAAGGAGTTTGAGCTTACCAGAGGATTTGAAATACCTCCCGAGCTTAAGGATGTCCTTGTAAGTCCACCGCGCACCAAGGCAAGGCTCGAACACATTCCCAACGACATGGTCTCAACAATGATGGCACTGAAGTGGCTGGGCTTCCTCATAGACAGGGTGGGGATGCAGAACCTCGAAGAGGTGCTTGAGTTCTACTACCAGATCGGTTGGATATCAGAGGATGTGCTGAACACTCTGCTCAGATACGCGGAGGGCATAAGACCCCACCACAGAGAGCCGGACTGGAGGCCGGACGAGAAGCTCACGATACAGGATCACCTGGTTTCGCTGCTCTTCATCGAGAGGCTCAGGGGTGTCAGGATAACCCGGGAAGTGCTGGACGCGATAGAGAGGGAAATGAGGGTAATCGGAAGGGTGCTGGAAGACGTGTACGGCGTTTAGGGGATTCCCATGGGGGTCAGTGTACCGGCGGCCTTTGCAGTGCTGCTCATAGCGATGCTGGTTTCCTTCGGAATGCTCTACGTATCCAGCGAGAACGCGTACTCGATGGTTCATGAAGCGACCGATGACTACAACCGGATGGTGCTCAGGACAAAGACATCCGAGCTCGAACTCACAGGCTACAACTACACGGTTGGAACCGGGTTCTATGACATCACGTTCAACATCACGAACCGGGGGAGCACCCTCTCGCCGGTGAGGTGGACGTACATCTTCGATGGTATTGTGACCACCACCTCGGTCGTGGCCCCCGGCAGGGAATACCTCCTTCCGGGGGAGTGGACGGCCGTAACGGTTCAGAACCTCCAGACGGACCCCACGATAACGTATTCCCTCGTGGTGAGCACTGAAGTTGGCTGTGGGCTGAAGATAAAATGGAAGTGGGTCGGAAACACGACCAACGGATCCCCGCAGGTGGTTAGCAGTGCCTGGTACTGCCCTGTGGAGGGGTAACGATGGCGAGTTCAGTGGTCTCGGAGCTTGTGCT
This window of the Thermococcus thermotolerans genome carries:
- a CDS encoding helix-turn-helix domain-containing protein yields the protein MFIDPFVIRSINRSELRKRILFYLDEIYPTPTYLSEIARVVKSDPSNVKGALIGLGNRYNGHSSLVSLGLVEVVTEKGFKYYRLTEYGKQVVKLLKSYHSYYSRYT
- a CDS encoding class I SAM-dependent methyltransferase yields the protein MNPLAEILDRNLEAIVDLSLGHLLRLGLKYGIFRRLAGGVPREELLSVIPVSNKTYLGRLIDTYVSLGFVEESDGLLRTPGFSYEFNLSAEDAGKLLSDWVQIVEELYKMADYAFISAEHPKILMDFDKGADFWDMRLLMELNRTYRQLLVDLLGLEDGVRVLDLGCGSVSPVELGEAVGPNGKYVGVDFSPGLLSIAQARVRNARMDWVLLREMDIRKLVVKNTYDAVVMSFVLEYLENPGAAVKRAIGTLNPGGRLAIVEPFRDNYPLIAAMEFFESLTREFVRFPSSAEVIHAVEESPYDVKVDTLGKSVLLVTRLV
- a CDS encoding flagellin, which encodes MKLLRKKRGAVGIGTLIVFIAMVLVAAVAAAVLINTSGYLQQRAEATGRQTTQEVSTGIKIDAVTGYAPSANNMTLMTIQVSLNAGSTPIDLNQTKIYLDNGQKQVVLSYGNAKAPISGDMFDTTSAAWNSTKVDGTHFGILIVQDADNSLNGNIPTLTTGDIALLTINLTAVFGGVEPRTPITIRVVPEFGAPGFTKVITPTAYGLSTTDKIVDLK
- a CDS encoding flagella accessory protein C, producing MSFSYLKNKFKKKKEGEDKSEDNREIIKLDELEEAVEETPQRTKEEEELLTQVMTRVNEIENDIPRIKVSIDTLKAQINELREEIDRLDKVIKDVMVLYEIVSQQINPFKDVDSANPLLGEIQELSEEIERLKAEIAQIKSDLRLLVIDGMDLDDLIYEAMSEGGA
- a CDS encoding FlaD/FlaE family flagellar protein, with translation MITETEIDERLRRLRGKVPNFLIDDLKDRLMKKRDILTPEQVDRIVDRVLRTYAGQIEKLSRLDSRVDEIGRYLEEIRNHLMNLSRQANQPMWGEAQSQPAGGAQAVEFGEIMGAGSAGGFSEGSLASENPVAEETQSPEPPSQNPAEVEPMEKEFELTRGFEIPPELKDVLVSPPRTKARLEHIPNDMVSTMMALKWLGFLIDRVGMQNLEEVLEFYYQIGWISEDVLNTLLRYAEGIRPHHREPDWRPDEKLTIQDHLVSLLFIERLRGVRITREVLDAIEREMRVIGRVLEDVYGV